In one Candidatus Delongbacteria bacterium genomic region, the following are encoded:
- a CDS encoding T9SS type A sorting domain-containing protein — MTSRAFSASFRPLHTLGLLMGLAALTLCPPDLQASMSPDQTTNNRSSGCLLELRPELPESIPGTAGFSFRLPGEGMLGMAGCPDLPLMTRLVEIPARSGVRLVIDEEVWTSLGSAAVEPLQERLHTEADLPLAWIQDATVYGSQDFWPAQPFALSDPMLLRDTRLVELQVAPLRWNPATGELLHLESLRCHLVYEGENPVNALDHEPRPSALFGPLIARSVIGLQRDGELADVTFESAALPLNYLVVTRTSSLSNDRFQDWIDWKYRKGHHITVVTENNVNWNTTGIRNRIISEYAGEFPPDYVMLVGDADGGGTMMLPTSNSQYDHFYAMISGNDVLADVVVGRISARNTTTLTTIFNKILAYELTPDLSNPDWLHRASFLTGEGHCGLSMKQLSRSIAFELVDDYGYTQIDTAWCAQSPSYVPNWYTQGISFHNYRGWVGMEGLDRNALLNMTQGNRTPISVIFTCNSGTFNDPFYEPAFTETFLRAGTATTPGGGAAAMGFCTPNTHTAYNNIVCGGFWSGVLDYRIRQVGTAMFLGKYELYRSLPNGDVNISNFSYWANLMGDPGMNVWVGEPDVLSIDGLPASLPSGSTRFEVHVVDQQGNPVNRAAVCLSQPDLFQDVALTDAAGLAVFTLPEDLDDAYHLRVTATHDDCVPALAEVNVTQAALPMVDTPIWNDTQNWAIPGEPYELLLTVHNLHDEAISGATLSLQLDPAQGVASVDQASIPDLEPGESAQISAPFVLTLDPGLTDSPDISLDLLLEAGPLTVLHRVNTTLRAPRIEVTDPNADDVILEPDGTTNLTVTLHNSGELAAAPLSFSAEVQGSNLIQLTAQPSSFDLNAGQSSSDLVFPLAMDPAAWPGTRAILAVDWSDQGGRHGSFRVPLAVGAGTVSEPCGPDEFGYLAWENSDSWSEAPVFDWVEIAPAAGGSGTLLNLSDHGDEQDDAVLLDLPFPIRFYGIEYDQMGVCSNGFVSFGPNAHLETDFRNHFLPIGMGPDPMMAVMWDDHYLGAGSEVCWWHDEENARVVVEWYNVLTNSNGSHNTFQLILPDPAVTPGPSGEGEFTFQYLNFENNQSNDQDFSYCTIGIKDETALRGLTVTNYDTWSPNATEFTGNRAIRFTVPLSIPVGDGAFGPVTEGLYFQLGDEEIDSAADTLYFENIGEGLLPWSAHVELDHVWPLDGSRSSGGDDHGYSWVDSDSPDGPVFQWVDALADGTAVDFSGNDTAFGPVALPFAFPYYGSLRDSLYISPNGWISFGDSGSWWQNSGGLPTTDGPFDAIAVWWDDLMQNDDLSGHCAWRATDDSLIVAWIATPHFNPESYGGPFTFQAILESNGRITLQYDEMTASDSDSDSGTIGLSGPDISTGFVIRHMQLARNQYAVRITPPAWLSVQNSSGSTLPGAIAQVVVRAINAPNALLMPAGDYTARVILSSAGIEGLEIPVGLSVGTTGLQDEPALPETITLGQPVPNPFNPTTRISLELASPTRISLGIFNIRGQLVSKLVESQTVAAGSWSWTMDGSGLASGVYLLRLDSPSGSQVRKLMLIK, encoded by the coding sequence ATGACATCGCGCGCATTCTCCGCTTCTTTCCGGCCCTTGCACACCCTTGGCCTCCTGATGGGCCTGGCCGCCCTGACGCTCTGCCCACCGGACCTGCAGGCCAGCATGTCCCCGGATCAGACGACGAACAACCGCTCCAGCGGCTGTCTGCTCGAGCTGAGACCCGAGCTGCCGGAAAGCATCCCCGGTACGGCGGGATTCAGCTTCCGTCTGCCCGGTGAAGGCATGCTTGGCATGGCGGGCTGTCCCGACCTGCCGCTGATGACGCGCCTGGTCGAGATTCCCGCGCGCAGCGGAGTGCGCCTGGTCATCGACGAGGAAGTCTGGACCTCGCTGGGATCGGCAGCCGTCGAGCCCCTGCAGGAACGCCTGCACACCGAAGCTGACCTGCCGCTGGCCTGGATCCAGGATGCCACGGTCTACGGCAGCCAGGACTTCTGGCCCGCCCAGCCCTTTGCCCTGAGCGACCCGATGCTGCTGCGCGACACGCGCCTGGTGGAGCTGCAGGTCGCTCCCCTGCGCTGGAACCCGGCCACCGGGGAGCTGCTGCACCTGGAAAGCCTGCGCTGCCACCTGGTCTACGAGGGCGAGAACCCCGTGAATGCGCTGGATCACGAGCCCCGACCTTCGGCGCTCTTCGGGCCACTCATCGCGCGCTCCGTGATCGGACTGCAGCGCGACGGGGAACTGGCGGATGTCACATTCGAGAGCGCGGCCCTGCCGCTGAATTATCTGGTGGTCACGCGCACATCCTCGCTGAGCAACGACCGCTTTCAGGACTGGATCGACTGGAAGTACCGCAAGGGCCATCACATCACCGTGGTCACCGAGAACAACGTCAACTGGAACACCACGGGCATCCGCAACCGGATCATAAGTGAATACGCGGGCGAGTTCCCGCCGGACTACGTGATGCTGGTCGGCGACGCCGATGGCGGCGGCACCATGATGCTGCCCACCAGCAACAGCCAGTACGACCACTTCTACGCGATGATCTCGGGCAATGACGTGCTGGCCGACGTGGTGGTGGGGCGCATTTCGGCACGCAACACGACCACGCTGACCACCATCTTCAACAAGATCCTGGCCTACGAGCTGACCCCCGACCTGTCCAACCCGGACTGGCTGCACCGCGCCTCGTTCCTGACGGGCGAAGGACACTGCGGCCTGAGCATGAAGCAGCTGAGCCGCAGCATCGCCTTCGAACTGGTGGACGACTACGGCTACACCCAGATCGACACGGCCTGGTGTGCCCAGAGCCCCAGCTACGTGCCCAACTGGTACACCCAGGGCATCAGTTTTCACAACTACCGCGGCTGGGTGGGCATGGAAGGCCTGGACAGGAACGCGCTGCTGAACATGACCCAGGGGAACCGCACCCCCATCAGCGTGATCTTCACCTGCAACTCGGGCACTTTCAACGATCCGTTCTACGAGCCGGCCTTCACCGAGACCTTCCTGAGGGCGGGCACCGCCACCACCCCCGGTGGCGGCGCCGCCGCGATGGGATTCTGTACTCCCAATACCCACACGGCCTACAACAACATCGTCTGTGGTGGTTTCTGGTCCGGTGTGCTGGACTACCGCATCCGCCAGGTGGGCACGGCCATGTTTCTGGGCAAATACGAATTGTATCGCAGCCTGCCCAACGGTGACGTGAACATCAGCAACTTCAGCTACTGGGCCAATCTGATGGGCGACCCGGGCATGAATGTCTGGGTTGGCGAGCCGGATGTGCTGAGCATCGACGGTCTGCCCGCCAGCCTGCCCAGCGGGTCCACACGTTTCGAGGTGCACGTGGTGGACCAGCAGGGCAACCCCGTGAACCGCGCGGCGGTCTGCCTGAGCCAGCCCGACCTGTTCCAGGACGTCGCGTTGACCGATGCGGCGGGTCTGGCCGTGTTCACCCTGCCGGAGGATCTGGATGATGCGTATCACCTGCGGGTGACCGCCACCCACGACGATTGCGTGCCCGCACTGGCCGAGGTGAATGTGACCCAGGCGGCGCTGCCCATGGTGGACACGCCCATCTGGAACGACACCCAGAACTGGGCCATCCCGGGCGAGCCCTACGAATTGCTGCTGACCGTGCACAATCTGCACGATGAGGCGATCAGCGGTGCCACTCTCAGCCTGCAGCTTGACCCCGCGCAGGGTGTGGCCAGCGTGGACCAGGCGAGCATTCCCGATCTGGAACCCGGCGAATCGGCCCAGATTTCGGCCCCCTTCGTGCTGACCCTGGACCCCGGGCTGACCGACTCACCGGACATCTCGCTGGACCTGCTGCTGGAAGCCGGGCCGCTGACCGTGCTGCACCGCGTGAACACGACCTTGCGGGCACCGCGCATCGAGGTGACCGACCCCAATGCCGACGATGTGATTCTCGAGCCGGATGGCACTACCAACCTGACGGTGACCCTGCACAATTCGGGTGAGCTGGCCGCCGCCCCGCTGAGCTTCAGCGCAGAAGTGCAGGGCAGCAATCTGATCCAGTTGACCGCACAGCCTTCCTCGTTTGACCTGAACGCGGGGCAGAGCAGTTCTGATCTGGTCTTTCCGCTGGCCATGGACCCGGCCGCCTGGCCGGGCACGCGGGCGATCCTGGCCGTGGACTGGAGCGACCAGGGCGGACGCCATGGCTCCTTCCGTGTGCCACTGGCCGTGGGCGCAGGCACCGTGTCCGAGCCCTGCGGACCCGACGAGTTCGGCTATCTGGCCTGGGAGAACAGCGACAGCTGGTCCGAGGCTCCTGTGTTCGACTGGGTGGAAATCGCTCCCGCGGCCGGTGGATCCGGCACCCTGCTGAACCTCTCGGATCACGGCGACGAGCAGGATGATGCCGTGCTGCTGGACCTGCCCTTCCCGATCCGCTTCTACGGCATCGAGTACGACCAGATGGGTGTGTGCTCCAACGGCTTCGTCAGTTTCGGGCCGAATGCGCATCTGGAGACCGACTTCCGCAACCACTTCCTGCCCATCGGCATGGGTCCCGACCCGATGATGGCCGTGATGTGGGACGACCACTATCTGGGCGCCGGTTCCGAAGTCTGCTGGTGGCACGACGAGGAGAACGCGCGCGTGGTGGTGGAGTGGTACAATGTGCTCACCAATTCCAACGGCTCGCACAACACATTCCAGCTGATCCTGCCCGATCCGGCCGTGACACCCGGCCCCAGCGGCGAGGGCGAGTTCACCTTCCAGTACCTCAACTTCGAGAACAACCAGTCCAACGATCAGGACTTCTCCTACTGCACCATCGGCATCAAGGACGAAACAGCCCTGCGCGGACTGACCGTGACCAATTATGATACCTGGAGCCCCAACGCGACGGAGTTCACGGGGAATCGCGCGATCCGCTTCACGGTGCCGCTCTCGATTCCCGTCGGGGATGGTGCCTTCGGGCCGGTAACCGAGGGACTGTACTTCCAGCTTGGCGACGAGGAAATCGACAGCGCGGCTGACACCCTGTACTTCGAGAACATCGGCGAAGGCCTGTTGCCCTGGAGCGCGCATGTGGAGCTGGATCACGTCTGGCCCCTGGATGGCTCACGCAGCTCGGGTGGCGACGACCACGGCTACTCCTGGGTGGACAGCGACTCCCCGGATGGCCCCGTGTTCCAGTGGGTGGATGCGCTGGCGGACGGCACCGCCGTGGACTTCAGCGGCAACGACACGGCCTTTGGCCCCGTGGCGCTCCCCTTTGCGTTCCCCTACTATGGCAGCCTGCGCGACTCGCTGTACATCAGCCCCAATGGCTGGATCAGTTTCGGCGATTCGGGCAGCTGGTGGCAGAATTCGGGTGGACTGCCCACCACCGACGGCCCCTTCGATGCGATTGCCGTCTGGTGGGACGACCTGATGCAGAACGACGATCTCAGCGGCCATTGTGCCTGGCGGGCGACTGACGACAGCCTGATCGTGGCCTGGATCGCCACTCCTCACTTCAACCCCGAGAGCTACGGAGGGCCCTTCACCTTCCAGGCGATTCTCGAGAGCAATGGCCGCATCACCCTGCAGTACGACGAGATGACCGCGAGTGACAGCGACAGCGATTCGGGCACCATCGGCCTCTCCGGCCCCGACATCAGCACCGGTTTCGTGATCCGCCACATGCAGCTGGCACGCAACCAATATGCGGTGCGCATCACTCCGCCCGCCTGGCTGAGCGTACAGAACAGCTCGGGCAGCACTCTGCCGGGAGCCATCGCCCAGGTTGTGGTGCGTGCGATCAATGCTCCCAATGCACTGCTGATGCCCGCGGGAGACTATACGGCGCGCGTGATTCTCTCCTCCGCCGGCATCGAGGGGCTGGAGATCCCGGTGGGGCTCAGCGTGGGCACCACGGGTCTGCAGGACGAACCTGCCCTGCCCGAGACCATCACCCTGGGCCAGCCGGTGCCCAATCCCTTCAACCCGACAACCCGGATCAGTCTGGAACTGGCTTCGCCCACCCGGATCAGCCTGGGAATCTTCAACATTCGCGGACAGCTTGTGAGCAAGCTGGTCGAATCGCAAACTGTTGCCGCCGGCAGCTGGAGCTGGACAATGGATGGATCCGGACTGGCCAGTGGAGTGTACCTGCTGCGACTGGACAGCCCCAGTGGCTCGCAGGTCCGAAAACTGATGCTCATCAAATAG
- a CDS encoding DNA alkylation repair protein, with translation MKDGLNPAAIDRILHSFSTSGSGFDAAGFRKRALAGLDQLELKQRVEHITNALAHSLPTAWADALPLVLRAGSQFPPGQPGDSLAGFAAWPVIHWVPRAGLAHPGDALDALRQLTVLFTAEFALRPFLCQFPELTLERLRIWAGDPDWRVRRLVSEGSRPRLPWGERLRELQRDPSPMLPLLERLHDDPEDNVRRSVANHLNDISKDHPGLAVELCRQWYTQSGETSLKRHALRSLIKAGDRSALALVGVGAALDVRLVTFSLDTPRIRLGEALEFSFTLEGQDQELELDYALIFPGSRGQERRKVFKLSRGHLSKGRSRSWQRSHPLKSITTRRYYPGPCSLELILNGSVVHRVGFQLEIPELA, from the coding sequence ATGAAAGACGGCCTGAATCCCGCGGCCATCGACCGCATCCTCCACTCCTTCTCCACGTCCGGTTCCGGATTCGACGCCGCAGGCTTCCGGAAGCGCGCGCTGGCCGGCCTGGACCAGCTGGAACTGAAGCAGCGGGTGGAACACATCACGAACGCCCTGGCACACTCCCTGCCCACGGCCTGGGCGGACGCGCTGCCGCTGGTGCTGCGAGCGGGAAGCCAGTTCCCTCCCGGGCAACCCGGCGACAGTCTCGCGGGATTCGCGGCCTGGCCCGTGATCCACTGGGTGCCCCGGGCCGGCCTGGCCCACCCGGGCGACGCACTGGACGCCCTGCGTCAACTTACCGTGCTGTTCACGGCGGAGTTCGCGCTGCGGCCGTTTCTGTGCCAGTTCCCGGAGCTGACTCTGGAAAGACTGCGGATCTGGGCAGGCGATCCGGACTGGCGCGTGAGACGCCTGGTCTCCGAAGGCTCGCGCCCACGCCTGCCCTGGGGCGAGCGGCTGCGCGAACTCCAGCGCGACCCATCTCCCATGCTGCCCCTGCTTGAGCGACTGCACGACGACCCGGAAGACAATGTGCGCCGCAGCGTGGCCAATCATCTGAACGACATTTCAAAGGATCATCCCGGGCTGGCCGTCGAGCTCTGCCGCCAATGGTACACGCAGAGCGGAGAAACGTCCCTCAAGCGCCACGCCCTGCGCAGCCTGATCAAGGCCGGCGATCGGTCCGCTCTGGCTCTCGTGGGAGTGGGCGCGGCCCTGGATGTGAGACTTGTCACGTTTTCGCTGGACACTCCCCGGATCCGTCTGGGCGAGGCGCTGGAGTTTTCCTTCACCCTCGAGGGCCAGGATCAGGAGCTGGAGCTGGACTATGCCCTGATCTTTCCGGGCAGTCGAGGGCAGGAACGGCGCAAGGTCTTCAAGCTCAGTCGCGGCCACCTGTCAAAAGGCCGGAGCAGGAGCTGGCAGCGCAGCCATCCTTTGAAATCCATCACCACCAGACGCTACTACCCGGGACCGTGCAGCCTGGAGTTGATCCTCAACGGGAGCGTGGTCCATCGAGTGGGATTTCAGCTGGAGATTCCGGAGCTGGCCTGA
- a CDS encoding T9SS type A sorting domain-containing protein, translating to MERRSWRHTLLLGTLLCLPLTGRVASATETPTVSQQVQWATADTGVRLTLRFPQPDVEDIDGQRIYRIENEGLIGEAGSPDLPLVNRLVRIPDRSDVSLNILAEDWQPLDPVRVRPMQERLHTEADLPLSWLESPAIYGMDGWWPLQAVSISEPMILRDQRVIQLSVAPLRWNPANGALEELVTLDLSLDFHGQNPVNQITAPMPHSPLMAELVGDALISPPPAEGTLREIEWHTAERPLNYLVFTPGTALQNVRFQDWIDWKFRKGHHMTIVTDGDISWNSTAIRNTIISEYGGEYPPDYVTLVGDPDGGSYVTPTNGSQYDHAYAAIAGNDILADVVVGRISARSSTQLSTIFNKILAYEQDPDLANPGWLHRASFLTGQGHCGLSMSQLSRGAAFSLVDNFGYTQIDTAFCAASPSYVSTWYNAGTSYYNYRGWIGMEGLNTTTIQNLTQGRRTPVTVIFTCSSGDFASGGDPAYTEAFLRAGNAVTPGGGVAAMGFCTSQTHTAYNNVVCGGFWYAILDQGIRQVGTAMFRGKYELFRSLPPGDSNISNFSYWANLMGDPGMNMWVGEPDVLQISEAPATLSAGDTRLALRVTTTGDQPVENTVVCASQPDGFQVLGLTGPDGRVVLTLPVLDEASPLWITASHDDCVPAMQDISLTSASATPSLGSLEYDSDGNAWALPGTVTSLDMRVSNPTASTLSGASLTLSLEPGVGTIQVASAALPSIAPGQSANLLSSLQFTVDGDVSGDAPVWLDLSLAWDGGNSVSHRVLADVRTPRLELSNPNVSGLNLMPGTTSNLQVEILNSGNLAGNNLSLVASFPQESRFTTPGTPVTLSLPAGGGSDQLFVPVTVDAEAYAGNNTMLDIAWTSPLGMGGSFSVPVRCGAGVQSEPSGPDAYGYYAWEDSDAGEMSMAYGWIEIAPAAGGTGTVLNLTDTADEADDAAMVTLPFDFTLYGVTYSEMSVCSNGFVSFGPDSHLETDFRNHYLPGAMGPQPMLAVMWDDHKLTGGAQVCVEYLPSSHMVVVEWYRVRGNSQGGPNTFQLLLLDPAVYQTPTGDGDFVYQYHTFIDDQNNSQDFPYCTIGVEDHTGTRGMTFTNYDHWDATATPITGTRSIRFTTLQQAPVGGVLEVLSPSLDYTLSSTEAMQETDSLRLGNSGTGLISWNARIEVEGDWPPSPAGLLRPAASRDTGGPDSFGYRWIDSDEDSGPEVNWVAPGDDAIAVDFVQNDAAAGPFEIGFDFSYYGQLFSSLYISPNGFISFTDNANYWNNAIGVPNDLAPDNAICGWWDDLLQEADLNGHVFRSHSADSLVVSWVDTPHYNPGQFGGPFTFQIILESNGSITLQYGEMTSGNPLSDSGTMGLQGPSAEEGFAIRHMLISRSDYAVRISPPFWLELSTSGGLLGAQQTTAVPVVARNEPSGLLLPEGVWNARIVVESGDQSFDVPVTLTIAEVGVGGDPNANPYPTDFSLGRVWPNPFNPTTTVELGIPDSRPVRLRLYNLQGQLVRTLLEGSQAPGTLQLTLDASALASGVYLLSLEGDGFQQTRKIALVR from the coding sequence GTGGAACGAAGGTCATGGCGGCACACCCTGCTGCTGGGCACATTGCTGTGCCTGCCTCTCACTGGACGTGTGGCCTCGGCCACGGAAACCCCCACCGTGAGCCAGCAGGTCCAGTGGGCCACTGCGGACACGGGAGTCCGGCTCACTCTGCGATTCCCACAGCCCGATGTGGAAGACATCGACGGCCAGCGGATCTACCGCATCGAGAATGAAGGCCTGATCGGCGAGGCGGGATCCCCCGACCTGCCGCTCGTGAATCGTCTGGTGCGCATCCCCGACCGCAGTGACGTGAGCCTGAACATCCTGGCCGAGGACTGGCAGCCACTGGATCCGGTGCGCGTGCGCCCGATGCAGGAACGCCTGCACACCGAAGCGGACCTGCCGCTCTCCTGGCTGGAATCCCCCGCGATCTATGGAATGGATGGCTGGTGGCCCCTGCAGGCGGTCAGCATCAGCGAACCGATGATCCTGCGGGATCAGCGCGTGATCCAGCTCAGTGTGGCTCCTCTGCGCTGGAACCCCGCCAATGGCGCACTGGAAGAACTGGTCACGCTGGATCTGTCGCTGGACTTTCATGGCCAGAATCCCGTGAACCAGATCACGGCCCCCATGCCCCACAGCCCCCTGATGGCCGAGCTTGTGGGTGACGCACTGATTTCGCCTCCCCCGGCCGAGGGCACCCTGCGCGAGATCGAATGGCACACGGCCGAGCGTCCGCTGAACTATCTGGTCTTCACTCCGGGCACCGCGCTGCAGAATGTGCGCTTTCAGGACTGGATCGACTGGAAGTTCCGCAAGGGACATCACATGACCATCGTCACCGATGGTGACATCAGCTGGAACAGCACCGCGATCCGCAATACCATCATCTCCGAGTACGGTGGCGAGTACCCGCCCGACTACGTGACGCTGGTGGGCGATCCCGACGGTGGAAGTTATGTCACACCCACCAATGGCTCACAGTATGACCACGCCTACGCGGCGATCGCGGGCAACGACATCCTGGCCGACGTGGTGGTGGGGCGCATCAGCGCGCGCAGTTCCACCCAGCTGAGCACCATCTTCAACAAGATCCTGGCCTACGAGCAGGACCCCGACCTGGCCAACCCGGGCTGGCTGCACCGCGCCTCGTTCCTCACGGGGCAGGGCCATTGCGGGCTGAGCATGTCCCAGCTCAGCCGGGGAGCCGCTTTCAGCCTGGTGGACAACTTCGGCTACACCCAGATCGACACGGCCTTCTGCGCGGCCAGCCCCAGTTATGTGTCCACCTGGTACAACGCGGGCACCAGCTACTACAACTACCGGGGCTGGATCGGCATGGAAGGGCTGAACACGACCACCATCCAGAATCTGACCCAGGGACGCCGCACCCCGGTCACGGTGATCTTCACCTGCAGTTCCGGCGACTTCGCCTCGGGCGGCGATCCGGCGTATACCGAAGCCTTCCTGCGGGCCGGAAACGCCGTCACCCCCGGCGGCGGCGTGGCCGCCATGGGATTCTGCACCTCCCAGACCCACACCGCGTACAACAATGTGGTCTGTGGCGGATTCTGGTATGCGATTCTGGACCAGGGCATCCGCCAGGTGGGCACCGCGATGTTCCGCGGCAAGTATGAGCTGTTCCGCAGCCTGCCCCCGGGCGACTCGAACATCAGCAACTTCAGTTACTGGGCCAACCTGATGGGCGACCCGGGAATGAACATGTGGGTCGGCGAACCCGATGTGTTGCAGATCAGCGAAGCTCCGGCCACCCTGTCCGCGGGTGATACTCGCCTGGCCCTGCGTGTGACCACCACCGGCGATCAGCCCGTGGAGAACACGGTGGTCTGCGCCAGCCAGCCCGACGGATTCCAGGTGCTGGGCCTGACCGGTCCCGATGGCCGCGTGGTGCTGACCCTGCCCGTCCTGGACGAAGCCAGCCCGCTCTGGATCACCGCCAGCCACGATGATTGTGTGCCCGCGATGCAGGACATCAGTCTGACTTCCGCCAGCGCCACCCCGAGTCTGGGCTCTCTTGAGTACGACAGCGACGGCAATGCCTGGGCGCTTCCCGGTACGGTCACCAGCCTGGACATGCGGGTGAGCAACCCCACGGCCAGCACCCTCAGTGGTGCCAGCCTGACCCTGAGCCTCGAGCCCGGTGTGGGCACGATCCAGGTGGCCAGCGCGGCCTTGCCCAGCATTGCTCCCGGCCAGAGCGCCAACCTGCTGAGCTCCCTGCAGTTCACAGTGGACGGCGATGTGTCCGGCGACGCTCCCGTCTGGCTGGACCTGAGCCTGGCCTGGGATGGCGGCAACAGTGTGAGCCACCGTGTGCTCGCCGATGTCCGCACTCCCCGGCTGGAACTGAGCAATCCCAATGTGAGCGGCCTGAACCTGATGCCCGGCACCACGAGCAACCTGCAGGTCGAGATTCTCAACTCGGGCAATCTGGCGGGCAACAACCTGAGCCTGGTGGCGTCTTTCCCCCAGGAGTCACGCTTCACGACCCCGGGCACTCCCGTGACCCTCAGCCTTCCCGCGGGCGGTGGCAGCGACCAGCTCTTCGTGCCCGTCACCGTGGACGCCGAGGCCTATGCCGGCAACAACACGATGCTCGACATCGCCTGGACCAGCCCGCTGGGCATGGGCGGCAGTTTCAGTGTTCCCGTGCGCTGCGGTGCCGGTGTGCAGTCGGAACCCAGCGGTCCCGATGCCTACGGCTACTACGCCTGGGAAGACAGCGACGCCGGAGAGATGAGCATGGCCTACGGCTGGATCGAGATCGCCCCCGCGGCCGGAGGTACGGGCACGGTGCTGAACCTGACCGACACGGCCGACGAGGCCGATGATGCGGCAATGGTGACCCTGCCCTTCGACTTCACGCTCTACGGTGTCACCTACAGCGAGATGAGCGTGTGCTCCAATGGCTTCGTCAGCTTTGGTCCCGATTCCCACCTGGAAACCGACTTCCGCAACCACTACCTGCCGGGCGCGATGGGCCCCCAGCCCATGCTGGCGGTGATGTGGGACGACCACAAGCTCACCGGCGGGGCCCAGGTCTGCGTGGAGTATCTGCCCAGTTCGCACATGGTGGTGGTGGAGTGGTACCGGGTGCGCGGCAACTCGCAGGGTGGTCCGAACACCTTCCAGTTGCTGCTGCTGGACCCCGCCGTGTACCAGACTCCCACGGGCGACGGTGATTTCGTGTACCAGTACCACACCTTCATTGACGACCAGAACAACTCCCAGGACTTCCCCTACTGCACGATCGGTGTCGAAGACCACACCGGCACCCGCGGGATGACCTTCACCAACTACGACCACTGGGATGCCACCGCGACCCCGATCACCGGGACCCGCTCGATCCGCTTCACCACCCTGCAGCAAGCACCCGTGGGCGGAGTGCTGGAAGTGCTGTCGCCCTCGCTGGACTATACCTTGAGCTCCACCGAGGCGATGCAGGAAACCGACTCCCTGCGCCTGGGCAATTCCGGCACGGGCCTGATCAGCTGGAATGCGCGCATCGAGGTGGAGGGTGACTGGCCGCCGTCTCCTGCAGGCCTGCTGCGCCCGGCGGCCTCCCGTGATACGGGCGGTCCGGACTCCTTCGGTTACCGCTGGATCGACAGCGACGAGGACAGCGGCCCCGAGGTCAACTGGGTGGCCCCGGGAGACGACGCGATTGCCGTGGACTTCGTGCAGAACGACGCGGCGGCCGGCCCCTTCGAGATCGGTTTTGACTTCTCGTACTACGGCCAGCTCTTCAGCAGCCTGTACATCAGCCCCAATGGCTTCATCAGTTTCACCGACAACGCCAACTACTGGAACAACGCGATCGGTGTGCCCAATGACCTGGCCCCCGACAACGCCATCTGCGGCTGGTGGGACGATCTGCTCCAGGAAGCGGACCTGAATGGCCATGTGTTCCGCAGCCACAGTGCCGACAGCCTGGTGGTGAGCTGGGTCGACACGCCGCACTACAACCCCGGACAGTTCGGTGGCCCTTTCACCTTCCAGATCATTCTGGAATCCAACGGCAGCATCACGCTGCAGTACGGCGAGATGACCAGTGGCAACCCCCTCAGTGACTCGGGCACCATGGGCCTGCAGGGACCCTCGGCAGAAGAAGGTTTCGCCATCCGCCACATGCTGATTTCGCGCAGCGACTACGCCGTGCGCATCAGCCCGCCCTTCTGGCTGGAACTGAGCACCAGTGGTGGATTGCTGGGCGCCCAGCAGACCACGGCCGTGCCGGTGGTGGCGCGCAACGAGCCCAGCGGCCTGCTGCTGCCCGAAGGTGTCTGGAATGCGCGGATCGTGGTGGAGAGTGGCGACCAGTCCTTTGACGTGCCCGTGACCCTGACCATCGCCGAGGTGGGCGTGGGTGGCGACCCGAATGCGAATCCCTACCCCACCGACTTCAGCCTGGGCCGGGTCTGGCCCAATCCCTTCAACCCCACCACCACGGTGGAGCTGGGCATTCCCGACTCGCGTCCCGTGCGCCTGCGCCTCTACAACCTGCAGGGCCAGCTGGTACGCACCCTGCTGGAGGGCAGCCAGGCGCCCGGCACTCTGCAGCTGACCCTGGATGCCTCGGCTCTGGCCAGCGGAGTCTATCTGCTGAGCCTGGAAGGCGATGGTTTCCAGCAGACGCGCAAGATCGCCCTGGTGCGCTGA